The sequence TCGAAGGCCTGTCCAACCGGTCTGTCACCCTGGCCCGGGCCGCAGATGATATGAGTTCAAACATGACCTCTGTTGCAGCGGCCATGGAGGAGGCATCCACCAATATCAACATGATGGCCGCTGCCTCCGAAGAGATGTCTTCCACCATCGACGAAATTGCCCAAAACACCGAAAAGGCAAGGGAAATAACCGACAACGCCGTGTCCCAAACCCGGCAGGCCTCAAGCGAGGTCAACGAACTGGGAGATGCTGCGGACACCATCGGAAAGGTCGTCGAAACCATCACCGAAATTTCAGATCAAGTCAATCTTCTGGCCCTGAACGCTACCATTGAGGCAGCAAGAGCCGGTGAGGCCGGTAAGGGTTTCGCCGTTGTCGCCAATGAAATCAAGGTGTTGGCCAGTCAGACTGCCGAAGCCTCAAGTGCAATAAAGGAACAGGTTCAGAGCATTCAGACATCCAGTGGCAAAACAGTTGACGCGATTTCGAGTATTTCTGATATTGTCACGGAAATCAATACCATTGTTGCGACCATTGCAACGGCTGTTGAAGAACAGTCCGCGACTACCCGGGAAATTTCGGGGAATATTTCCCAGGCATCCTCCGGAATCATGGAGGTAAACGAAAATGTAGCTAAAGGATCGTCAGCGTCCCAAAAGATGGCCGAAGATATCGCGAATGTCAAGGAAGGCACGGTTGGCCTTTCCACCGCCAGCAACGAGGTCAAATCCAATGCTGAAAACCTCTCGGAACTTGGCAACCGCCTGGCCGGTCTGATGGGTAAGTTCAAGGTTTAGAATTTAAACCGACCCACCAAGCTGTTCAGGTCAGCGGCAATCTGAGCCAGACCGTCTGCCCGTTCTTTTAGGCGGCCGCTCTGGGTCTGTACCTGTAGTGACGTTTTGTTGACTTCCTGGATCTGACCGGTAATATTTTCCGCACTTTCAGAGCTCTGGAGCACATTTCTATTCACATCTTCAATACCGGTGGATACCTGGCTGATGTTGTCTGCAATTTCATGGGTAACCGAGGACTGCTCTTCCACGGCAGTGGCAATGGTGGTCACCACCTGGTCCACCTGATTGATCACCTCCCGAATCTGATCAATGCTTTCAAGGGTCCCGTTGGACGTCTCCTGAATATGTCCGATTTTTTCCTTGATGTCCATGGAAGCGCCGGCAGTCTGTCCGGCAAGTGTCTTAATTTCATTGGCAACAACGGCGAACCCCTTGCCGGCTTCTCCGGCCCTGGCCGCCTCAATGGTGGCGTTCAGCGACAGCAGGTTCACCTGTTCAGAAATATCGGTGATGGTTTCAACCACCTTACTGATGGCCTGGGCTGCCTCTCCCAACTGGCCGACCCGACTGGAGGATTCTTCCACCCTGGATACGGCATTGGCTGAAATTTCCCGGCCCTGTTCAGCATTTTTGGCGATCTCGCCCACGGTCGCATTCATCTCTTCTGCCGCACTTGCAATGGTTGCGGTTTTGCTGCTGGATTCCTGGGTGGAGGTTGAAATCAAATCCATGTTTTGACTCATGGCAGCTGCCGCATCATTCACTGATTCCGAGGTTTTTGTAGCCATTTCAGCGGCTGTGGACAGGGTCTGTGAGATGCCAATCAGGTCCTGGGATGATTCGGCAAGCGTTGCCACGCTCTTGGATATATCCGAAATCATTAACTGCTGCTTGTCCATAAACTGATTGAACGCTGAACATAAGTCCCCGATCTCGTTTTTTCCCAATTTTTTCAAACGCTTGGTCAGATCGCCATCTCCTTCGGAAATATCGAAAAGCCCTTTGACGACCTCTTTTAGAGGGCGGGTAACGCTGCGCCCGATGACCAGCATCAAAGCGATACCGAACAAAAGACCTACGCCTATGGCTGCAAAAATAACCTTAACGGCAAACTTATAGGTAGTTGTGGCTTGGTTCCGTTCGCTTGTGGCCTGGGCCAAGTTGATTCCTGTCAGCTGATCAAGATAGTCTCTCATGGCTTCAAATTTCTCATTGGCATCGCCAAGGGAAAGATCAAGTGCTATACGCCGGCCCTGTCTGGTGTCGGCAATTCTGCCGTCCACAATTTTTCTTGACAGAACTTTCCACGCTTCCCTTGCTTTTTCATAATCGCTAAACAGGGCTTTTTCTTCAGGTTTGTCTGCCAGAACTTTATACTTTTCCCAACGTTCAGCCGCCTGTTTCAAATTGGCTTCGTAGTCATTAACCAAATTCTTAAATAAATCAGATTTTGGATTGGCGAAAATCATGGACCGCTCAGCGACCAGTAACTGCTGCAGGTCCCGGTCTGCTTCGAGAAGATAATCAATACTGGGCAGGCGTTTTGAAAAAATTTCTTCAAGGCGTTGTTCAATTTGATTGACACTGTACAATCCACAAAATCCAATGCCAGCCATGAACAGGATCATGGTGGCAAAACCAATCAACAGCCGGGTACCGATTTTCATATTATTAAACACAGTCATTGTGCCACCCCCCTGCTTTTTCTATATAGTTTCAATATGTTGTTTAACGGACAGCCTCTTTTCCTGCAAACGGTGCGTTGGCGCTGATAGACCAGGTCAGCCCCAAACTGTTATTGAATCTGATCCACATCAATACCAAAGGTAATGGCTCCGATGATTTTATCGCCGTCGATCACCGGCACCGATACCTGGACCAGGTAGGCCTGGGCACTGTCGTCGAACTCCACGTCGTCAACAAAAACTGCGCCGTTGCCATTGTTGAAGGATTTTTGAAATTTAGCCTCATCCCCCTGCCAGAAATCGGAGGTTTTATCCGTCATGGCCACGTTGGCTCCCTGATTGTCCATCACAAAAATCTCAGCATAAAAACTCTCGGATTCCTGGATGCCTCTCAGATGCCGACCGCATTCGGACTCCATAATAGACTTCATGTAATCGGCGATCCCCGGGGTATCCTTCCATTCGTTATCCTTGGCTTTAATCTGATCAAGGCTCATTCCCTTATCGTTTTGATCTTTAACCGCCTTGACAATAACAGGGTCTTTTCCAATATTTGCCAACGTTGAGTTGGCAAGTTCAACGACTTTTGCCGGGGCCTGTTCTGCATTGGACAGGACCGGGGTTAAAATTAAGGAAAAACCGATTAACAATGAGATGAGTGCCTGTTTCATTATACGCTCCTTAAATAAAATTAAGTTAAATTTGCCCACTTCAAATACGGCGAATGCTTTTTTTAGCGGGTCAAAAAAATTTGAATCGAATCGTAATATAATCGGCATAATTGAAAAGCCGACGTTAAAGATTTGATGAAATCAATATATTTATATATAACGGCAAGATAGATATAAATCAATACGTTTTGCCCTAAACCCGGCGATTTGGGGCATGAACCACAAAAAATTCAATCTTTCGATACTCAGTACAGCCCCACGCCCCTGCCAAATCCGGTATCCTAAAAATTGCATTATTTTGCCGATAGGGTTAGGATGTGACCCAACATGGAAGCAGATGCCCTGTTTTAATTCAATATACTGATAATACAAGAAAAAGGAGCATAGAAATGACAGATTTTCAACCCGCCTATCTTGAAACCAAAGAGAAAGGACTGCTCCGGGATAAAATCAGTAAAGCGCGACAGCTGTTAAATTCCTGTGAGATTTGTCCCAGAGCGTGTAAAGCCGACCGTTTTTCCGGGGAGTTGGGGGAGTGTTCCACCGGCGACGAAGCGATTGTATCCAGTTTCAACCCCCATTTTGGAGAAGAACCCCCATTGGTCGGGGCGTTTGGTTCCGGCACCATTTTTTTCTCCCACTGCAACCTGAAATGTAATTTCTGCCAGAATTACGAAATCAGTCACGATGGGGAAGGAGAGGAGTGTGGACTCGGGCAGTTGGCCGGCATGATGTTGATCCTGCAGAATAACGGTTGCCATAACATTAATTTTGTGACCCCGACCCATGTGGTGCCGCAGATTTTGTCGGCCCTGGATATGGCCATTGACGGGGGGTTAAGGATTCCATTGGTCTACAACTCCAGCGGGTACGATAAGGTGGAGACCTTAAAACTGCTGGAGGGGGTCATCGATATTTATATGCCGGATTTTAAATTCTGGGATCCGGCTGTGGCCGAACAGACCTGCAAGGCACCGGATTACCCGGAAGTGGCCCGAAAAGCGGTTGCCGAAATGTATCGGCAGGTGGGGGATCTGCAAGTGGATGAAAACGGTATTGCCACCCGGGGATTGCTGCTCAGACACCTGGTTATGCCTTCCGGAATGGCCGGGACTG is a genomic window of uncultured Desulfobacter sp. containing:
- a CDS encoding methyl-accepting chemotaxis protein; the encoded protein is MTVFNNMKIGTRLLIGFATMILFMAGIGFCGLYSVNQIEQRLEEIFSKRLPSIDYLLEADRDLQQLLVAERSMIFANPKSDLFKNLVNDYEANLKQAAERWEKYKVLADKPEEKALFSDYEKAREAWKVLSRKIVDGRIADTRQGRRIALDLSLGDANEKFEAMRDYLDQLTGINLAQATSERNQATTTYKFAVKVIFAAIGVGLLFGIALMLVIGRSVTRPLKEVVKGLFDISEGDGDLTKRLKKLGKNEIGDLCSAFNQFMDKQQLMISDISKSVATLAESSQDLIGISQTLSTAAEMATKTSESVNDAAAAMSQNMDLISTSTQESSSKTATIASAAEEMNATVGEIAKNAEQGREISANAVSRVEESSSRVGQLGEAAQAISKVVETITDISEQVNLLSLNATIEAARAGEAGKGFAVVANEIKTLAGQTAGASMDIKEKIGHIQETSNGTLESIDQIREVINQVDQVVTTIATAVEEQSSVTHEIADNISQVSTGIEDVNRNVLQSSESAENITGQIQEVNKTSLQVQTQSGRLKERADGLAQIAADLNSLVGRFKF
- a CDS encoding radical SAM protein translates to MTDFQPAYLETKEKGLLRDKISKARQLLNSCEICPRACKADRFSGELGECSTGDEAIVSSFNPHFGEEPPLVGAFGSGTIFFSHCNLKCNFCQNYEISHDGEGEECGLGQLAGMMLILQNNGCHNINFVTPTHVVPQILSALDMAIDGGLRIPLVYNSSGYDKVETLKLLEGVIDIYMPDFKFWDPAVAEQTCKAPDYPEVARKAVAEMYRQVGDLQVDENGIATRGLLLRHLVMPSGMAGTAEVMSFIANHVSKNTFVNIMDQYRPCGKAYEVKGLGETISETEFNKAVQAAKDAEISRFAAL